The following proteins are co-located in the Phragmites australis chromosome 10, lpPhrAust1.1, whole genome shotgun sequence genome:
- the LOC133883355 gene encoding heptahelical transmembrane protein ADIPOR1-like isoform X2, translating to MVVESEGTTVCAHQEVPVAMEEEKGGGGGWGKRRRKQQGRGGEGGEKKKYALVSYHELPEYMKENEFILNYYRSEWPILNAVLSLFSWHNETINIWTHLLGFILFFGLALVHLGQYFPQVADLIGHLSWPISKVAENVSSNIGDVLSTNPALASYGMAVASQTTRWPFFVFLAGAMFCLLSSSACHLLSCHSHRLNLFLIRLDYTGIAVMIVVSFFPPIYYIFQCDPHWQVVYLSAITAAGVATVYALMSPRLSAARYRAHRTLLFVGMGLSGVVPAVHATAVNWHEPHRNVTLAYEGAMAVSYLTGAVFYMTRVPERWRPGAFDLAGHSHQIFHALVIAGALAHYGAAIVFLKVRDEMGCPAK from the exons ATGGTCGTGGAGAGTGAGGGCACCACTGTGTGTGCCCACCAAGAAGTGCCGGTCGccatggaggaggagaagggaggaggaggaggatggggcaagaggaggaggaagcagcaggggagaggaggggaaggcggggagaagaagaagtacGCCCTGGTGAGCTACCACGAGCTGCCGGAGTACATGAAGGAGAACGAGTTCATCCTCAACTACTACCGCTCCGAGTGGCCCATCCTCAATGCCGTCCTCAGCCTCTTCTCCTGGCACAACGAGACCATCAACATCTGGAC GCATCTCCTTGGGTTCATCCTGTTCTTCGGTCTCGCTCTGGTGCATCTTGGCCAGTACTTCCCTCAGGTGGCCGATCTGATAGGGCACCTTTCCTG GCCAATCTCAAAGGTTGCTGAAAATGTCTCCAGCAATATTGGGGATGTCTTATCT ACGAACCCGGCGCTGGCCTCCTACGGCATGGCGGTGGCGTCGCAGACGACACGGTGGCCGTTCTTCGTGTTCCTGGCGGGCGCCATGTTCTGCCTGCTGAGCAGCAGCGCGTGCCACCTGCTGTCGTGCCACTCGCACCGGCTGAACCTGTTCCTGATCCGGCTCGACTACACGGGCATCGCGGTGATGATCGTGGTGTCCTTCTTCCCTCCCATCTACTACATCTTCCAGTGCGACCCGCACTGGCAGGTGGTGTACCTGTCCGCGATCACGGCCGCGGGGGTGGCCACCGTGTACGCGCTCATGTCCCCGCGCCTGAGCGCGGCGCGGTACCGCGCCCACCGCACGCTGCTGTTCGTGGGCATGGGCCTGTCGGGCGTCGTCCCCGCCGTGCACGCGACCGCCGTGAACTGGCACGAGCCGCACCGGAACGTGACGCTGGCGTACGAGGGCGCCATGGCGGTGTCCTACCTGACCGGCGCCGTGTTCTACATGACGCGGGTGCCGGAGCGGTGGAGGCCCGGGGCGTTCGACCTCGCGGGCCACAGCCACCAGATCTTCCACGCGCTCGTCATCGCCGGCGCGCTCGCGCACTACGGCGCCGCCATCGTGTTCCTCAAGGTCCGCGACGAGATGGGCTGCCCGGCCAAGTGA
- the LOC133883355 gene encoding heptahelical transmembrane protein ADIPOR1-like isoform X1 — protein sequence MVVESEGTTVCAHQEVPVAMEEEKGGGGGWGKRRRKQQGRGGEGGEKKKYALVSYHELPEYMKENEFILNYYRSEWPILNAVLSLFSWHNETINIWTHLLGFILFFGLALVHLGQYFPQVADLIGHLSWPISKVAENVSSNIGDVLSGAAMFMQTNPALASYGMAVASQTTRWPFFVFLAGAMFCLLSSSACHLLSCHSHRLNLFLIRLDYTGIAVMIVVSFFPPIYYIFQCDPHWQVVYLSAITAAGVATVYALMSPRLSAARYRAHRTLLFVGMGLSGVVPAVHATAVNWHEPHRNVTLAYEGAMAVSYLTGAVFYMTRVPERWRPGAFDLAGHSHQIFHALVIAGALAHYGAAIVFLKVRDEMGCPAK from the exons ATGGTCGTGGAGAGTGAGGGCACCACTGTGTGTGCCCACCAAGAAGTGCCGGTCGccatggaggaggagaagggaggaggaggaggatggggcaagaggaggaggaagcagcaggggagaggaggggaaggcggggagaagaagaagtacGCCCTGGTGAGCTACCACGAGCTGCCGGAGTACATGAAGGAGAACGAGTTCATCCTCAACTACTACCGCTCCGAGTGGCCCATCCTCAATGCCGTCCTCAGCCTCTTCTCCTGGCACAACGAGACCATCAACATCTGGAC GCATCTCCTTGGGTTCATCCTGTTCTTCGGTCTCGCTCTGGTGCATCTTGGCCAGTACTTCCCTCAGGTGGCCGATCTGATAGGGCACCTTTCCTG GCCAATCTCAAAGGTTGCTGAAAATGTCTCCAGCAATATTGGGGATGTCTTATCT GGTGCGGCCATGTTCATGCAGACGAACCCGGCGCTGGCCTCCTACGGCATGGCGGTGGCGTCGCAGACGACACGGTGGCCGTTCTTCGTGTTCCTGGCGGGCGCCATGTTCTGCCTGCTGAGCAGCAGCGCGTGCCACCTGCTGTCGTGCCACTCGCACCGGCTGAACCTGTTCCTGATCCGGCTCGACTACACGGGCATCGCGGTGATGATCGTGGTGTCCTTCTTCCCTCCCATCTACTACATCTTCCAGTGCGACCCGCACTGGCAGGTGGTGTACCTGTCCGCGATCACGGCCGCGGGGGTGGCCACCGTGTACGCGCTCATGTCCCCGCGCCTGAGCGCGGCGCGGTACCGCGCCCACCGCACGCTGCTGTTCGTGGGCATGGGCCTGTCGGGCGTCGTCCCCGCCGTGCACGCGACCGCCGTGAACTGGCACGAGCCGCACCGGAACGTGACGCTGGCGTACGAGGGCGCCATGGCGGTGTCCTACCTGACCGGCGCCGTGTTCTACATGACGCGGGTGCCGGAGCGGTGGAGGCCCGGGGCGTTCGACCTCGCGGGCCACAGCCACCAGATCTTCCACGCGCTCGTCATCGCCGGCGCGCTCGCGCACTACGGCGCCGCCATCGTGTTCCTCAAGGTCCGCGACGAGATGGGCTGCCCGGCCAAGTGA